The Mycobacterium seoulense genome has a window encoding:
- a CDS encoding transcriptional regulator has translation MSTTFAARLNRLFDTVYPPGRGPHTSAEVIAALKAEGVTMSAPYLSQLRSGNRTNPSSATMAALANFFRIKPAYFTDDEYYEKLDRELSFLATMRDDGVRRIALRASELSPEAQHEVMQRVNELRRAEHLDA, from the coding sequence ATGAGCACGACGTTCGCTGCTCGCCTGAACCGCCTGTTCGACACGGTGTATCCGCCGGGACGGGGGCCGCACACCTCCGCGGAAGTGATCGCGGCGCTCAAGGCGGAGGGCGTCACGATGTCGGCTCCCTACCTGTCGCAGTTGCGGTCGGGGAACCGCACCAACCCGTCGTCGGCGACCATGGCCGCATTGGCCAACTTCTTCCGCATCAAGCCGGCCTACTTCACCGACGACGAGTACTACGAGAAGCTCGATAGGGAGTTGTCGTTCCTGGCCACGATGCGCGACGACGGAGTGCGCCGTATCGCCCTGCGCGCATCCGAGTTGTCCCCCGAGGCCCAGCACGAGGTCATGCAGCGGGTCAACGAGCTGCGCCGCGCGGAGCACCTGGACGCGTAG
- a CDS encoding DUF6474 family protein, protein MGLFRKRKSRATRRAEARAIKARAKLEAKLAAKNETRRYQAAQRAEAKALRAQIKAQRDSDRTALKVAEAELKAAREGKILSPTRIRRTLTVSRLLAPILTPLIYRAAVSARALIDQRRADRLGIPLAQIGQFSGHGAQLSARIAGAEKSLRAVQDKKPKDAETKQFVSAITERLADLSAAVTAAENMPAARRRAAHAAIAAQLDGIEADLMARLGLS, encoded by the coding sequence ATGGGCCTGTTCCGCAAGCGAAAGAGTCGCGCGACGCGTCGCGCCGAAGCCCGTGCGATCAAGGCCCGCGCGAAGCTGGAGGCCAAGCTCGCCGCCAAGAACGAGACCCGCCGATACCAGGCGGCCCAGCGGGCGGAGGCCAAGGCACTCCGGGCGCAGATCAAAGCCCAACGGGACAGCGACCGGACGGCGTTGAAGGTCGCCGAGGCCGAACTCAAAGCAGCGCGCGAGGGGAAGATTCTCTCCCCGACGCGCATCCGCCGGACGCTGACCGTGTCCCGGCTGCTCGCGCCGATCCTCACTCCGCTGATCTACCGTGCCGCCGTCTCGGCGCGCGCGCTGATCGATCAGCGCCGCGCGGACCGACTCGGGATCCCGTTGGCCCAGATCGGGCAGTTCTCCGGCCACGGCGCGCAGCTGTCGGCGCGGATCGCCGGCGCGGAGAAGTCCCTGCGAGCCGTGCAAGACAAGAAGCCAAAGGACGCCGAGACCAAGCAGTTCGTGTCGGCCATCACCGAGCGGCTCGCCGATCTGTCGGCGGCCGTCACGGCCGCGGAGAACATGCCGGCCGCGCGGCGCCGGGCGGCCCACGCCGCGATCGCGGCGCAGCTCGACGGCATCGAGGCGGACCTGATGGCCCGGCTCGGGTTGAGCTGA
- a CDS encoding YcnI family protein, translating into MSLRARRTTRLPIAVAAAVALYLGSAAHLPAAWAHVHATSDDAVRGATALVTFQVPNESNTGAATTALSVALPDVASARAESMPGWTAKLDRDAASGAVHSVTWTAAPGGGIGADQFALFRISVKLPDAETVSFPATQTYSDGVVVKWDQAPQPGGGEPEYPAPTLTLAAGPAAAHDHHPPSTAPAQQATTPQPKSSDDTARLLGGAALVVAALGICLALIRRRT; encoded by the coding sequence ATGTCGCTGCGCGCGCGGCGGACGACGCGCCTGCCGATCGCGGTGGCCGCCGCCGTCGCGCTCTATCTCGGCTCGGCGGCGCACCTCCCGGCGGCGTGGGCGCACGTCCACGCCACCAGCGACGACGCGGTGCGGGGCGCCACCGCGCTCGTCACCTTTCAGGTCCCCAACGAATCGAACACCGGCGCGGCGACCACCGCGCTCAGCGTCGCCCTGCCCGACGTGGCCTCGGCGCGCGCCGAAAGCATGCCGGGGTGGACGGCCAAGCTCGACCGCGACGCGGCGTCTGGCGCCGTGCACTCGGTGACGTGGACGGCAGCGCCGGGCGGCGGCATCGGGGCTGATCAGTTCGCGCTGTTCCGGATATCGGTGAAGCTGCCCGACGCCGAGACGGTGAGCTTTCCGGCCACGCAGACCTACTCCGACGGCGTGGTGGTGAAGTGGGACCAGGCCCCGCAGCCGGGCGGTGGCGAGCCCGAGTATCCGGCGCCCACGCTGACGCTGGCCGCGGGACCGGCGGCCGCGCACGACCACCATCCGCCCTCCACCGCGCCGGCCCAGCAGGCGACCACGCCACAGCCCAAGTCGTCGGATGACACCGCCCGACTGCTGGGGGGCGCGGCATTGGTCGTCGCCGCACTGGGTATCTGCCTCGCGCTGATCCGCCGACGGACATGA
- a CDS encoding copper resistance CopC family protein — MRRLAIAACVAALLVIATLTAPAASAHAARIATDPADNAELATGPARVSATFNEQLQSTFAAMTVVGPDGNTWSAGDPTVRGAMVGIDLRPLGPAGTYTVNYRVTSADGHVVSGSWSFRLTVPGTGTPGPPAGRAPAGGEVPVWPFVVVAGLLVAGGALWAVRRRP; from the coding sequence ATGAGGCGGTTGGCGATCGCCGCATGCGTCGCCGCCCTGCTGGTGATCGCTACGCTGACCGCGCCCGCGGCGTCGGCGCACGCCGCGCGGATAGCCACCGATCCGGCCGACAACGCGGAGCTCGCGACCGGTCCCGCGCGGGTGAGCGCCACCTTCAACGAACAGCTGCAGAGCACGTTCGCGGCCATGACGGTCGTCGGGCCTGACGGCAACACGTGGTCGGCCGGCGACCCCACGGTGCGGGGTGCGATGGTCGGCATCGACCTGCGGCCGCTGGGGCCCGCCGGGACCTACACGGTGAACTACCGGGTGACGTCCGCCGACGGTCACGTGGTCTCCGGCTCGTGGTCGTTTCGGTTGACGGTGCCGGGCACGGGGACGCCGGGCCCGCCGGCGGGGCGCGCCCCCGCCGGCGGTGAGGTCCCGGTGTGGCCGTTCGTCGTGGTGGCGGGGCTGCTCGTCGCCGGGGGCGCCCTGTGGGCGGTGCGGCGCAGACCGTGA
- a CDS encoding Rv3852 family protein, with product MADPQDPPNSEPENAATPPPEPAAPPAPPEKKPPAKAVKKAAKAPAKKAPAKKAPAKKAPAKKAPAKAAETPAKAAEPPVEVQRRIESNGDLAAAAKDVAAQAKSTVDAANNPLPADAPAAVLTQSRLPLIVALAVSLLAILLIRQLRRR from the coding sequence ATGGCAGACCCGCAGGATCCACCCAACAGCGAACCCGAGAACGCAGCTACCCCGCCGCCGGAGCCGGCGGCGCCGCCCGCCCCGCCGGAAAAGAAGCCCCCGGCCAAGGCGGTCAAGAAGGCCGCGAAAGCACCCGCCAAGAAAGCACCCGCCAAAAAGGCGCCCGCGAAGAAAGCGCCCGCGAAGAAGGCGCCCGCCAAAGCCGCCGAGACCCCGGCAAAGGCCGCCGAGCCGCCGGTCGAGGTGCAGCGGCGGATCGAAAGCAACGGCGACCTCGCGGCGGCCGCCAAAGATGTAGCCGCACAAGCGAAGTCCACTGTAGACGCCGCCAATAACCCGCTGCCTGCTGACGCTCCGGCTGCGGTCCTCACCCAGTCCCGGTTGCCGTTGATCGTCGCGCTGGCCGTCAGCCTGCTGGCGATCCTGTTGATCCGGCAGCTGCGGCGCCGCTGA
- the rraA gene encoding ribonuclease E activity regulator RraA, with protein MTVLFKPTADLVDDIGPDVRSCDVQFRQFGGRQQFAGPISTVRCFEDNALLKSVLSEPGAGGVLVIDGGGSLHSALVGDVIAELARANGWAGLVVNGAVRDAAALRGLDIGIKALGTNPRKSSKTGAGERDVEVTLGGVTFLPGEIAYSDDDGIVVVKP; from the coding sequence GTGACCGTGCTCTTCAAGCCCACCGCCGACCTCGTCGACGACATCGGCCCCGACGTCCGCAGCTGTGACGTCCAATTCCGCCAATTCGGTGGCCGCCAGCAGTTCGCCGGGCCCATCAGCACGGTGCGCTGCTTCGAGGACAACGCGCTGCTGAAATCGGTGCTCTCCGAGCCGGGTGCGGGCGGGGTGCTGGTCATCGACGGCGGCGGCTCCCTGCACTCGGCACTGGTGGGCGACGTGATCGCCGAGCTGGCCCGCGCGAACGGATGGGCCGGGCTGGTCGTCAACGGGGCGGTGCGCGACGCTGCCGCGCTGCGTGGCCTCGACATCGGCATCAAGGCGCTGGGCACCAACCCGCGCAAGAGCAGCAAGACGGGCGCCGGCGAGCGCGACGTGGAGGTCACGCTGGGCGGGGTGACGTTCTTGCCCGGTGAGATCGCCTACAGCGATGACGACGGCATCGTCGTCGTCAAGCCCTAA
- a CDS encoding flavin-containing monooxygenase gives MTEHLDVIIVGAGISGISAAWHLQERCPTKSYAILERRDDLGGTWDLFKYPGIRSDSDMFTLGFRFKPWHSAKSIADGADIKAYINDAAVENKIDRHTRYRQRVVAADWSDADNRWTLTVESDGQQRELTCSFLFACTGYYNYDEGYSPTFPGAEDFEGQIIHPQHWPEDLDYTGKKIIVIGSGATAITLIPALVNSGSGHVTMLQRSPTYIGSLPGVDPFAVQANRLLPARLAHIANRWKAIAFSTFQYQLSRKRPAYMRKTLMTMAKRRLPQGYDVEKHFGPRYNVWDQRLCLAPDGDFFRTIRHGKADVVTDTIDRFTKNGIRLTSGEELQADIIITATGLNMQLLGGVRPTRNGDPIELTSLMTYKGLMFSGVPNFAITFGYTNASWTLKADLVSEFVCRLLNYMDDKGFDFVEPEHPGDDVDELPFMDFSPGYFQRAMDMLPKSGSRAPWRLKQNYFFDMRTIRRGKVADEGLRFAKKRAPVAV, from the coding sequence ATGACTGAGCACCTTGACGTGATCATCGTGGGCGCCGGCATCTCGGGCATCAGCGCGGCATGGCACCTGCAGGAGCGCTGCCCGACCAAGAGCTACGCGATCCTCGAACGCCGCGATGACCTGGGCGGCACCTGGGACCTGTTCAAATACCCGGGTATCCGGTCGGACTCCGACATGTTCACCCTGGGGTTCCGGTTCAAGCCCTGGCACTCGGCGAAATCGATCGCCGACGGCGCCGACATCAAGGCCTACATCAACGACGCCGCGGTCGAGAACAAGATCGACCGGCACACCCGCTACCGCCAGCGCGTCGTGGCCGCCGATTGGTCCGACGCCGACAACCGCTGGACCCTCACCGTGGAGTCCGATGGGCAACAGCGCGAGCTCACCTGCTCCTTCCTGTTCGCCTGCACCGGCTACTACAACTACGACGAGGGATATTCGCCCACCTTCCCCGGCGCCGAGGACTTCGAAGGCCAGATCATCCACCCTCAGCACTGGCCGGAAGACCTCGACTACACGGGCAAGAAGATCATCGTCATCGGGTCCGGCGCCACCGCGATCACACTGATCCCCGCCCTGGTGAACTCGGGCTCCGGTCATGTCACGATGCTGCAGCGCTCACCGACCTACATCGGCTCGCTGCCCGGGGTCGACCCGTTCGCCGTACAGGCCAACCGGCTGCTGCCGGCCCGCCTGGCGCACATCGCGAACCGCTGGAAAGCCATCGCGTTCAGCACGTTCCAGTACCAGTTGTCGCGGAAGCGCCCGGCCTACATGCGCAAGACGTTGATGACGATGGCCAAGCGCCGCCTGCCGCAGGGCTACGACGTCGAGAAGCACTTCGGGCCGCGGTACAACGTGTGGGATCAGCGGCTGTGCCTGGCCCCCGACGGCGACTTCTTCCGCACCATCCGGCACGGCAAGGCCGACGTCGTCACCGACACCATCGACCGGTTCACCAAGAACGGAATCAGGCTCACCTCGGGTGAGGAGCTACAGGCCGACATCATCATCACCGCAACGGGATTGAACATGCAGTTGCTGGGCGGGGTGCGGCCCACCCGCAACGGTGACCCGATCGAGCTGACGTCGTTGATGACCTACAAGGGCCTGATGTTCTCCGGGGTGCCCAACTTCGCGATCACCTTCGGCTACACGAACGCCTCGTGGACGCTGAAGGCCGACCTGGTCTCCGAGTTCGTCTGCCGGTTGCTGAATTACATGGACGACAAGGGTTTTGACTTCGTCGAGCCGGAGCATCCCGGCGATGACGTCGACGAGCTGCCGTTCATGGACTTCAGCCCCGGGTACTTCCAGCGGGCGATGGACATGCTGCCCAAGTCGGGGTCGCGCGCGCCGTGGCGGCTCAAGCAGAACTACTTCTTCGACATGCGCACGATCCGCCGCGGCAAGGTCGCCGACGAGGGTCTGCGATTCGCGAAAAAGCGTGCGCCGGTTGCGGTTTAG
- a CDS encoding TetR/AcrR family transcriptional regulator produces MTTAGQTRALRGRRAIRPSGDDREQAILATAERLLEQRSFADISVDDLAKGAGLSRPTFYFYFKSKDAVLLSLLEPVIARADSEFDGAVQRLPEDPRRVWRNGIKAFFTAFSSHRRLARAATEALATSSELRVMWLGFMQKWIDQTAAMITAERARGAAPETIPAADLATSLNQMNERTMMAALSAETPAVDEERVVDTLTHIWVTSIYGESG; encoded by the coding sequence GTGACTACCGCCGGTCAGACCCGTGCCCTGCGTGGCCGCCGCGCCATCCGCCCCTCGGGTGACGACCGTGAGCAGGCGATCCTGGCGACCGCCGAACGGCTGCTGGAGCAGCGCTCGTTCGCCGACATCTCCGTCGACGACCTGGCCAAGGGTGCCGGACTGTCGCGCCCGACGTTCTACTTCTATTTCAAGTCCAAGGACGCGGTGCTGCTCTCGCTGCTGGAACCGGTGATCGCGCGCGCCGACTCCGAGTTCGACGGCGCGGTGCAGCGGTTGCCCGAAGACCCGCGCCGGGTGTGGCGAAACGGCATCAAGGCGTTCTTCACGGCGTTCAGTTCACACCGCCGGCTGGCCCGCGCTGCGACAGAAGCGCTGGCGACGAGCTCCGAATTGCGCGTCATGTGGTTGGGCTTCATGCAGAAGTGGATCGACCAGACGGCGGCCATGATCACGGCCGAACGCGCTCGCGGCGCCGCGCCGGAGACGATTCCGGCCGCGGACCTGGCAACCTCGCTGAACCAGATGAACGAGCGCACGATGATGGCCGCCCTGTCCGCCGAGACGCCGGCGGTCGACGAGGAGCGGGTGGTCGACACCCTCACCCACATCTGGGTGACCAGCATCTACGGCGAATCGGGCTAA
- the dinB gene encoding DNA polymerase IV, with the protein MFVRCDASILHADLDSFYASVEQRDDPTLRGRPVIVGGGVVLAASYEAKAYGVRTAMGGGQARRLCPHAVVVPPRMRAYSRASDAVFEVFRDCTPIVEPLSVDEAFLDVGGLRRVSGTPVQIAARLRADVRERVGLPITVGIARTKFLAKVASQEAKPDGLLLVPPDQELAFLHPLPVRRLWGVGAKTAEKLHAHGLATVADVAELSESTLASLLGGAMGRQLFALSRNIDRRRVTTGVRRRSVGAQRALGRSGNTMSAAEVDAVVVNLIDRITGRMRAAGRTGRTVTLRLRFDDFGRATRSRTLPLATASTQPILAAARQLVAAAAPVIAQRGLTLVGFAVSGIDRGGAQQLTLPFGDDENRLAIDAAIDRVRDRYGKSALTPAVLVGRDPGLEMPHLPD; encoded by the coding sequence ATGTTCGTGCGGTGCGATGCGTCCATCCTGCACGCGGACCTGGATTCCTTCTACGCGTCCGTCGAACAGCGCGACGATCCGACATTGCGCGGGCGCCCGGTGATCGTCGGGGGTGGCGTGGTGCTCGCCGCAAGCTACGAGGCGAAGGCCTACGGTGTGCGCACCGCGATGGGCGGCGGCCAGGCGCGGCGGCTCTGCCCGCACGCCGTGGTGGTGCCGCCGCGGATGCGGGCCTACAGCCGCGCCAGTGACGCCGTGTTCGAGGTGTTTCGCGACTGCACACCGATCGTTGAGCCGCTCTCGGTGGACGAGGCCTTCCTCGACGTCGGCGGGCTGCGCCGGGTCTCCGGGACGCCGGTCCAGATCGCCGCGCGGCTGCGTGCCGACGTGCGCGAGCGGGTCGGGCTGCCCATCACCGTGGGCATCGCGCGGACGAAGTTCCTCGCCAAGGTCGCCAGCCAGGAAGCCAAGCCGGACGGGCTGCTGCTGGTGCCGCCCGACCAGGAGCTGGCGTTTCTGCACCCGTTGCCGGTCCGGCGGCTCTGGGGCGTGGGCGCCAAAACCGCCGAGAAACTCCACGCCCACGGCCTGGCGACCGTCGCCGACGTCGCCGAGCTGAGCGAATCGACGCTGGCCTCGCTGCTGGGCGGCGCCATGGGCCGCCAGCTCTTTGCGCTGTCCCGCAACATCGACCGCCGCCGGGTGACCACCGGCGTCCGTCGCCGGTCCGTCGGAGCGCAACGGGCGCTCGGCCGGTCCGGCAACACCATGTCAGCGGCCGAGGTCGACGCGGTGGTGGTCAACCTGATCGACCGCATCACCGGCCGGATGCGCGCCGCCGGGCGCACCGGCCGCACGGTCACGCTGCGCCTGCGGTTCGACGACTTCGGCCGGGCGACGCGGTCGCGCACCCTGCCGCTGGCGACGGCCTCGACGCAACCGATCCTTGCCGCGGCCCGCCAGCTGGTCGCGGCGGCCGCGCCCGTGATCGCGCAGCGTGGCCTGACGCTGGTCGGCTTCGCGGTGTCCGGGATCGACCGCGGCGGCGCCCAGCAGCTGACGCTGCCCTTCGGCGACGACGAGAACCGGCTCGCGATCGATGCGGCGATCGACCGGGTGCGCGATCGCTACGGCAAGTCCGCGCTGACGCCCGCGGTGCTCGTGGGCCGCGACCCGGGACTGGAGATGCCGCACCTACCCGACTAG
- a CDS encoding PHP domain-containing protein, producing MDPVEALRQIAYYKDRSRHDPRRVMAYRNAADIIEGLDDAARERHGQANSWQSLPGIGPKTAKVIGQAWSGREPDLLVELRSTAEDLGGGDIRAALRGDLHLHSNWSDGSAPIDEMMAAASALGHEYCALTDHSPRLTIANGLSPERLRAQLDVIDRLRDQFAPMRILTGIEVDILEDGDLDQEPELLERLDVVVASVHSKLSMDAAAMTRRMVRAVSNPHADVLGHCTGRLVSGNRGIRPESRFDAEAVFTACREHGTAVEINSRPERRDPPTRLLKLALDIGCVFSIDTDAHAPGQLDFLGYGAQRALDMGVPVERIVNTWPADKLLAWTG from the coding sequence ATGGATCCCGTAGAGGCCTTGCGGCAGATCGCCTACTACAAGGACCGGAGCCGCCACGATCCCCGGCGGGTGATGGCGTATCGCAACGCGGCCGACATCATCGAGGGCCTCGACGACGCGGCGCGGGAGCGGCACGGCCAGGCCAACAGCTGGCAGTCGTTGCCCGGCATCGGGCCCAAGACCGCCAAGGTGATCGGCCAGGCCTGGTCCGGTCGCGAACCCGACCTGCTGGTCGAATTGCGTTCGACGGCAGAGGATCTCGGCGGCGGCGACATCCGTGCGGCGTTGCGCGGGGACCTGCATCTGCATTCGAACTGGTCCGACGGGTCGGCGCCGATCGACGAGATGATGGCGGCCGCGTCTGCGCTGGGGCATGAGTACTGCGCGCTGACCGATCACTCGCCGCGGCTGACGATCGCCAACGGGCTGTCGCCGGAACGGTTGCGCGCCCAGCTCGACGTCATCGACAGGCTGCGTGACCAGTTCGCCCCGATGCGCATCCTCACCGGGATCGAGGTGGACATCCTCGAGGACGGCGACCTCGACCAGGAGCCCGAGCTGCTCGAGCGCCTCGACGTCGTCGTGGCCAGCGTCCATTCGAAGCTGTCGATGGATGCCGCGGCGATGACGCGACGCATGGTGCGGGCCGTGTCCAATCCCCACGCCGACGTCCTGGGCCACTGCACCGGACGGCTGGTCTCCGGAAACCGGGGGATCCGGCCGGAGTCGAGGTTCGACGCCGAAGCGGTGTTCACCGCCTGCCGCGAGCACGGCACGGCCGTGGAGATCAACTCGCGTCCCGAACGCCGGGACCCGCCGACCCGCCTGCTCAAGCTGGCGCTGGACATCGGCTGCGTGTTCAGCATCGACACCGACGCGCACGCGCCCGGCCAGCTCGACTTCCTCGGCTATGGCGCGCAGCGGGCCCTGGACATGGGCGTGCCCGTCGAACGGATCGTCAACACCTGGCCGGCCGACAAGCTGCTGGCGTGGACGGGCTAG
- a CDS encoding LLM class F420-dependent oxidoreductase → MRFAFKTSPQNTTWAEMLAVWQAADDIDVFESGWTFDHFYPIFSDSTGPCLEGWTTLTALAQATKRLRLGTLVTGIHYRHPAVLANMVAALDIISNGRLELGIGAGWNEEESGAYGIELGSLRERFDRFEEACQVLISLLSEETTDFDGTYYQLKGARNEPKGVQRPHPPICIGGSGEKRTLPITARYAQHWNFAGGPPDLFARKRDVLAAECEKIGRDPKEITLSAHLRLDQERNYRQPIEEAAGLAAEGLDLGIVYINPPHDPAVLEPLAEAIRDSGLLDG, encoded by the coding sequence ATGCGATTCGCTTTCAAGACCTCACCCCAGAACACCACCTGGGCCGAGATGCTCGCCGTGTGGCAGGCCGCCGACGATATCGACGTCTTCGAGTCCGGATGGACCTTCGACCACTTCTACCCGATCTTCTCCGACAGCACCGGGCCCTGCCTGGAGGGTTGGACGACGCTGACCGCGCTGGCGCAGGCGACGAAGCGGTTGCGACTGGGCACCCTGGTCACCGGGATCCACTACCGCCACCCCGCCGTGCTGGCCAACATGGTCGCCGCGCTCGACATCATCTCGAACGGGCGACTCGAGCTGGGCATCGGCGCCGGCTGGAACGAGGAGGAGTCGGGCGCCTACGGGATCGAGCTCGGCAGCCTGCGGGAACGCTTCGATCGGTTCGAGGAGGCGTGCCAGGTGCTGATCAGCCTGCTCAGCGAGGAGACCACCGACTTCGACGGCACGTACTACCAGCTCAAGGGCGCCCGCAACGAGCCCAAGGGCGTGCAGCGCCCCCACCCGCCGATCTGCATCGGCGGCAGCGGGGAGAAGCGAACGCTGCCGATCACGGCGCGCTACGCGCAGCACTGGAATTTCGCGGGCGGCCCGCCCGATCTGTTCGCGCGCAAGCGCGACGTGCTGGCCGCGGAGTGCGAGAAGATCGGGCGCGACCCGAAGGAGATCACGCTGTCGGCCCACCTGCGCCTGGACCAGGAGCGCAACTACCGGCAGCCCATCGAGGAGGCGGCCGGGCTGGCCGCCGAAGGACTGGACCTGGGCATCGTGTACATCAACCCGCCGCACGACCCGGCCGTCCTGGAACCGCTGGCCGAGGCCATCCGCGATTCGGGGCTGCTGGACGGCTGA
- a CDS encoding glutamate synthase subunit beta: protein MADPSGFLKYTHRELPKRRPVPLRLKDWHEVYEDFDEGTLREQATRCMDCGIPFCHNGCPLGNLIPEWNDLVRRGRWRDAIERLHATNNFPDFTGRLCPAPCEPACVLGINQDPVTIKQIELEIIDHAFDEGFVVPLPPDKLTGKKVAVVGSGPAGLAAAQQLTRAGHTVTVFERADRIGGLLRYGIPEFKMEKRVLDRRLDQMRAEGTEFRAGVNVGVDITAEQLRADFDAVVLAGGATAGRDLPIPGRDLDGIHQAMEYLPWGNRVQEGDDVLGPDGQPPITAKGKKVVIIGGGDTGADCLGTAHRQGATIVHQFEIMPRPPDTRAESTPWPTYPLMYRVSSAHEEGGERVFSVNTERFIGEDGRVTALKAHEVTMQDGKFVKVEGSDFELEADLVLLAMGFVGPEREGLLTDLEVKLTDRGNVARGGDFDTSVPGVFVAGDMGRGQSLIVWAIAEGRAAAAAVDRYLMGATALPAPVKPTAVPLQ from the coding sequence ATGGCTGATCCGAGCGGCTTCCTCAAGTACACCCACCGGGAACTGCCGAAGCGTCGGCCCGTCCCGCTGCGGTTGAAGGACTGGCACGAGGTCTACGAGGACTTCGACGAGGGCACCCTGCGTGAGCAGGCGACCCGTTGCATGGATTGCGGGATCCCGTTCTGCCACAACGGCTGTCCGTTGGGCAACCTGATCCCGGAATGGAACGACCTGGTGCGCAGGGGCCGTTGGCGCGACGCGATCGAACGGCTGCACGCCACCAACAACTTCCCGGACTTCACCGGCCGGCTGTGTCCGGCGCCGTGTGAACCGGCATGTGTGCTTGGCATCAACCAGGATCCGGTGACGATCAAGCAGATCGAGCTGGAGATCATCGACCACGCCTTCGATGAAGGTTTCGTCGTCCCGCTGCCCCCGGACAAGCTGACCGGAAAGAAGGTCGCGGTGGTGGGCTCGGGCCCGGCCGGTTTGGCCGCGGCCCAGCAACTGACCCGCGCCGGCCACACGGTTACCGTGTTCGAGCGGGCGGATCGCATCGGCGGGCTGCTGCGCTACGGCATTCCGGAATTCAAGATGGAAAAGCGCGTCCTCGACCGGCGTCTGGACCAGATGCGTGCCGAGGGAACCGAATTCCGCGCGGGGGTCAACGTCGGGGTGGACATCACCGCCGAACAGTTGCGCGCCGACTTCGACGCGGTGGTGCTGGCCGGTGGCGCCACCGCCGGGCGGGACCTGCCCATTCCGGGTCGTGACCTGGACGGGATCCACCAGGCGATGGAGTACTTGCCGTGGGGCAACCGGGTGCAGGAGGGTGACGACGTTCTGGGGCCCGACGGGCAACCCCCCATCACCGCCAAAGGCAAGAAGGTCGTCATCATCGGCGGCGGTGACACCGGGGCGGACTGCCTGGGTACCGCGCACCGGCAGGGTGCGACCATCGTGCACCAATTCGAGATCATGCCGCGCCCGCCGGACACGCGCGCCGAGTCGACCCCGTGGCCGACCTATCCGCTGATGTACCGGGTGTCGTCGGCCCACGAAGAGGGCGGCGAGCGGGTGTTCTCGGTGAACACCGAGCGGTTCATCGGCGAAGACGGCCGCGTGACGGCGCTCAAGGCGCACGAGGTCACCATGCAGGACGGCAAGTTCGTCAAGGTCGAGGGCTCGGACTTCGAGCTCGAGGCCGACCTGGTGTTACTGGCCATGGGATTCGTCGGCCCGGAACGGGAGGGCCTGCTCACCGACCTCGAGGTCAAACTCACCGACCGCGGCAACGTCGCGCGCGGGGGCGACTTCGACACGTCGGTTCCCGGTGTGTTCGTGGCCGGGGACATGGGTCGCGGCCAGTCGTTGATCGTCTGGGCGATAGCTGAAGGCAGGGCCGCCGCCGCCGCGGTGGACCGGTACCTGATGGGTGCGACCGCGCTTCCTGCGCCGGTCAAGCCGACTGCGGTACCACTTCAGTAA